The genomic window CCTGAGCTTCACGAATCAGAGGAGAGGATTCAAACGGCAGGTCAAGGGTGGACAGCGCCAACAGCATCTCGGTGAGATTCGTGGTGGTGAAAAGAAAGTCAGTGGAAAGGAACGGCCGGCCGTCGGGGTGAGCGGCAAGCTCCGCCCAGAAACGACCCGCGGGCACGAGCGTGGGAGCCTGCTCGGCGAGGGGGCGCCGGTAGTAGCCCTGCTCGGCGAGTTCCCGGGGCATGTCTGGGCGGCGGTAGAAGGGCGCAACCGCCCGCCCCTCCGCCGCGGCGTTGTCGAAGAGAAAGCGGTCAGCCTCGGCTTGAGGCTTGTCGCCCTTCGCAGCGAGCCGGCGCGGCTCGCCGCGGTCCTGCAGCTCGTCCCTGCGGAGCAATTCGATTTCGCGTTCCTTTCGGTCCGCGGTTGGGACCGCACGGGCACGTAACTCGGCCGCAGACGGCGCCGGTGGAGCGGCAGCCGCGGCGACGGCTTTGGCGGCCTCCAGTTGTGCGGCTTGTTGGGCCTCGCCGGCGAACGCAAGTTTCTCCGCTGGCGGTGACGGGGGCAGTTCGCCGGCGAGGAAGAGAAAGCGGCGGTGAAACTCCTCGCGGTCGCGGGGAGTCTGAGCGGCGAGATCGGCGAGGTCGCGAGCGATCGATGCGCGCTGGTCCGGCAAGCGCCGGGCGAGGAGCGCCTTTTCTGCCGCATTCAGCCGGGCGTACCGGGCCGGCTCAAGCCAGCGGGTGAGGTCGCGGCCGAGCAGCCATTCGTCGAGGAACGTCGGGTCGCGCTTGTTCGAGAGGTAGGGCGCGACAACAGTGTCGAAGAAGGGGCGGTCCTTGTGGTAGAGAAACAGGTGGAGTTCGTGACAGGCGTACCGAGAGTAGAGCTCGGCCTTCTGTTGCGGCGAGAGCGTGGACCAGCGGGTAAGGAACTCGAACTCGGCGAGCGGAGCCTCGGGAGCAACCGCACTGTAGAAGGCGAAGAGCTTCGAGAGCGAGTCCACCGCGGTGACGACTGCACCTGCCGTGATCTGGTGCCGTTCGCCGGGCGAGAGCGGCACAATCGCGGCGTACTCGGCGTGGGGGACCGCAGGATCTAGCGAACGCGGGAGCGCGCGGGAGGCGCGCTCGCCGGGCGGGTCGCCGAGCGGCCACACTCGCTGGACCGCATGGCAGGGATCCACCACCAGCGCGCGCAGGAAACAGCAACCGGCGAGGTCGCGTCGTGGGATGCGAATGCGGCCCTCTGCGTCGGGTTTCAGGTTCAACAGCACGGTCGCGGGGCGCGCGAGGAAATCCAACGACCATGGCGACAAGTCCGGAGGTTCGGGGGCGGCCGCGTCTGCCGCACCGCGGGTAGCGGCGACCGCACGGCGGCCCATGCCGGGCCCCGCACCGGCGAGCGCGGCCTGGCGGCCGAGGAACTGCCCGCCCTGCTCGAGGCGTTCCGCTTCCACGGACGTCTCGCGCAGCGCCCATGGATTGAGCAGGAGGCTAGGCCGCTCGGCCATGTTGCCCAGGAACTTCAGCGCGCCGCGGCGGTCCAGAACATAGCGGAACTCGTCGCCGAGCTGGCGACCGGATTCGTAGAACGTTCGGGTCTCCGTGCGGGACCAGGCGCGCAGCTCCGGCCACTCAGCGCCAGCCGGGGAGTCAAACAGGTCCGCAACGAGATAGCGTCCGGCGGCCAGATGGACGCGCACATGACGACCGGCCGGTAGAACCCGCAGCACGAGATGATCGGCCTCGTCCGGCTCGCGGACTAGCTGGATGGGCTCCAGCGGGGGCGTCTCGATCGCCCGCCGCGGAGAGAGGAGAAAGCGGCCAAACGGTTCGCCCCGAGTGATGCGGACGGGGATTTCAATCTGCCGGGAACGGATGAACAGCGAGTAGTCCCCCGGTTCCAGATCGCGGAGCACGAGCGAACCGTCCGCGATCGCGAGCGCGGCGGAACGGTCGCGAATGAACCGATCTCGCCGAACCTCGAGCAGCGAGAACTCAGCGAGCGGATCGGCCGCCTCCAGCCGCTCGAGCGGCAGGCGAAGCGGGCGACCGGCGGTGCCGTGCAGCGCGGAGGGCCACCAGCAGCGGTCTCGGGGCGGGTTCCAGTGGAAAGTGTGGGGCTGCTGGTCGCGGAACTCTCGCCAGGCGGTCTCCGCGCGCGGATCGAGATCCGGCGGCGGCGCTAGCTCAAGCGAAACCGATACGCGTTCGATGTCAGACAGAGGCCCCAGTGCGGCGCGCCCTTGGTCGTCTGTGCGGAGCGAAACGCGGACCGGCTCGCGCGTCCACGGATGGTGCAGCTCACAGTGTAGCGTGACGCCCGCGAGCGGTTCGCCGTCGAGACCGCGCGCCTCGGCGACGTAGCCGTCCGGCGTCAGCGTCAACAGCACCTGGCGTGTCGCGAGCGTGTTGAGGAGAGGCGCAATGCGAAACTCCCTCCTGGAGACCAGCTCGAGGGGTTCCCCCGGCGTTTGACGGCGGATCTTGCAGAAACACGAGATTTCTATGGACGCCGGGTGCCTCGGCAGCGGCACCTCCAGTTTCAGCTCGCGGTCCAACGCGAGCTCGGGAGAGCGGAAGGTGTGCCGCCGGGTGATGCCGCGGGTGTCGGTGACCGTGACGGTGACCGCCGACTCTTCCAGCTGCACGGACGCCGGGTTGACCGGCTGGCCATGGAGCGTCAGCAGCGGGCGGAGCGCGATCACTGCGGGAGCGTCGCCCCGGAGAGACTCCGCGACGATCAGCGGTCGTGCGTCGAGTTGATAGGTCTCCGGCAAGTGCCGAAACCGCGAAAGCGAGGCGAAACCACCGGCGTGCACGACCATCGTCTCGTCACGTTCGCCCTCGGGTGCAAACGGGACAATGATGCGGCCCTCCGCATCAGGTCCGAACTCACGTCCACCGATCCAGGCACGGGCATCGGGTACCGGCCGGCCGGCCTCGTCGAGCACTCGGAACACGTGGCCGGCTGCAGAGATGTCCTGTACGACCTCCAGCCGCCCCTTCTGCACGAACGCGCGGCTGCTGCGCCCCTCGCCGATGAAGTCGATCACCCAGACGCCGCGGCCCTTCAACTCCGGGAACTCGAACGTGCGTTCCACGCGCAGCTCTTTTGCCTCGCGGAACTCGAACTTTTTCTCCGGGAACGAGGGAGCCAGTCCGTCGAGGTTGATCGCGAGATTCAGCGGTCGGCCGGTGTCTCGGTAGTAGTTGAGCGTGTTGATCTCGTAAATCTTCACGATCAGAGTCGGCACGTTTTTGATGAAGAGCTTCAGCCGAACGATTTGATCGGGGAGAAACACCGGCGGGTTGTCGGGTGCGAAGTCGAGGTCCACACGTTCCTTGATCGCGCGGTACTCCTCGGGGGAAATCATCGCAGCCCACTGCTGCGGGTCGCCGATTCCGTTGACGATTTTTGCCTCTGCAAAGATGCGGCGAAGGAACTCGTCGCGGATCCACGGCCGAAACTCGTCGAAGTTGGGTGCATCACGCAGCAACCACAGCAGGTACTGACGCACGACGGGCTCCTCGACTCCGATCGGCGGCAGCAGGAGTTCGGAGAACGACGCGTCAAGACGGGCCAGATGCTGGGGGCGGGGCAGCGAGTCGCGGAGCGGCTGGGGCAGATAGGGCACGTCGCGCGGCAGTTTCAGGTATTCGAGGAAACGTTCCCGAGAGGGCTTTCCGACCGCGAGGTCGTGGACGAGTCGGTGGTAGAGCACGTTCGCTTTGAGCGAATTGTGGACGGGATCGAGCCCCTTCACGTATTGCCAGGCCCGCTCGAGGTAGGCCTCACGCTCGGCGGCGTCGATTTCGATGTCTGTCTCGCTGGTGGGCACGAGGCGGGAGAGGTAGACAGAAACGAACGCCGCCTCGTTGCGCAGCTGTGGCCGGAGACGCAGCAGCTCGTCGAGCTGTTCGAGGGTGAGCTGCTGGTGGATGGCCATCTGACCAAAGGGCGGGCTGTCGGGGGCGGCCAAGTCCTCCGCGATCAGCGCGGCGAGGTTGGGCAGGTCCGGCCGACGCAACCGGCGAAGCAGGTCGCGGCGCTGCTGCGGGTTGAGGGGGAGGCGGGCGACCGCATGGAGGCCGGCGTCGGAGACTGCGGAGAGATCTCCCCGGCCCTTGAGCGCGGCGTCGAGGAAACGGGAGCCGGTGACCAGCGCCGGATCCAGCCGGGTGGGCAGATCGGCGCGCCGTTCCGGTGCACGGCGACTGTGGTCGAATCTCAGGTTGAGCTCCCGCCGCAGATAGTCCAGCGAGGATTTCGGGTCGTGCTCATAGTCGAGCAGGGCCTGCCGGTGGCGGAGCTCGCGCGCGGCGGGAGGTTCGGCACCTTTGCGCGCGCGAATCCAGTCGTCGAGGATCCGCCGCACCTCGTCGCGCCGGCCCTGGTTCTGCGCATGAAGCGCGCGGAAAAAGAAGTGGTCGTCAGTGCCGGGCACCAGCTCGGCGAGCGCGGCCTCGCGGTTGGTGGAGAGTGCAAAGAGTTCCAGAAACCGCAGGCTCTGCGCGCCGGCGGGATGAAGGATTAGGAGGCTCACCAGCCCCGGCCCGATGTGGCGGACGTTCATGGTCGCATCTCCCCTTGAGGCGGGTGCAGTTCGCCGCCTCACCGGAGTATACGCCGCCACAGGGAAATTTGTTCAGCATGGCCGGGCTGCCGTGGTCCCCCCGCAGTTTGAGGCCGCGCGCAAAGTCGCGTAGACTGGGGTCCCAAGTGTGCGGGCAGCACTCGATGGCAACCTGGATCCGATCGGCGTTGAGATGGTGGGTCACCTTCGCGATTGCGGTGGCCGGCAGCTTGGGAACGACCGGGTGCGACAGCGATGATCACACGCCGCCTGCGAAGGCGGACGAACACAAGGAAGAAGAAGAGACCTATGATCTGACCGGCTTGTGGCGGTTGAAAGGCCAGCAGGCAACCTACTCTCTGCGGCAAAACGGTCCCTCGCTACAAGGCCGATATTACGATCCGGCAGACCCCACCGTCCACGGTGACATCGCCGGTGTGGTGGACGGCGACGAGGTCGCGCTCTATGTGGCGGTGACCTTCGACACGCATCCGCAGGACAACTTCGTCGCGAAGAAGGAAGGGGTAATCCGCAACCGCGATCACATGACGCTGGTGGTCACGGAAGGACCGAAATACGTGGGCAAGGTCCAGGAATGGTACCGCCTCTAGCCCGGCCCCGATGTAGCCCGGCGGTGGCCAGTGCTGTTCAATTCATTTGAGTTCTTCCTGCTGCTGATCGCGGTGCTGGCCGCCGTCCGGATCGTCGGTCCTCAGCGGATCCGACTGCGCAACGCCATTCTTCTGGGCGCCAGCTATGTGTTCTATGGCTGGTGGGACTGGCGGTTTCTGTCGCTGATCGCGGTCGGCTCGGCGCTCGACTACGGCGTGGGGCTGGGGCTGGAGCGGTGGCGCTCCGCCGGCGCGCGGCGCGCGTTGCTGGCGGTCAGCCTGATGGGCAACCTCGGCGTGCTCGGCGTGTTCAAATATGCGGATTTCTTCCTCTCTAGTCTGCGGGTGGCGCTCGCCGCGTTGGGCGTTGAGATCGAGACGGGGACGCTCGAGCTGGTGCTGCCGGTCGGCATCAGCTTCTACACGTTTCAAAAGCTGGGCTACGTGCTTGAGGTTGCGGCCGGACGGATGCTGCCGGTGCGCGATCCGCTCGCGTTCTTCACGTTTGTGAGTTTTTTTCCGCAACTGGTGGCCGGACCCATTGAGCGTGCGGGGAGCCTGCTGCCGCAGTTCCTGCAGCGTCGCGATGTTCGCGAGGCCGACGTGGTGACGGGTCTGCGGTGGATGCTGCTGGGGCTGTGGAAGAAGGTCGTGGTGGCGGACCGGCTCGCGGCGTTTGTGGATGCGGTCTACGCGCAGCCGACCACCGCCTACGGCGCGCGGCTGCTGCTGGCGACCTGCGCGTTCGGAGTTCAGATCTACGGGGATTTTTCCGGATACAGCGACATTGCGCGGGGCGCGGCGCGGTTGCTCGGGTTTGATCTGATGGAGAACTTCCGGCGGCCGTATCTGGCCGCGGACATCCGGCAATTCTGGAGCCGCTGGCACATTTCGCTCTCCTCCTGGTTCCGCGACTACGTGTACATCCCGCTCGGCGGGAACCGGCGGGGCCGAGTTCGATGGGCGCTGAACGTGGTGACGGTGTTTGCGCTGAGCGGCCTCTGGCACGGCGCGAACTGGACGTTCGTGCTGTGGGGGCTGCTGCATGCGGGCTATCTGATCGGGGGGCGGCTGCTGCAACCGGCGCGGGAGTGGGGATGGAGGATGATGGGGCCGTTGGCGGTGCTGCGGCGCCCCGCCGCGATCGGGGCGACGTGGGCGCTGGTGTCGCTGGGCTGGGTGTTGTTTCGGGCGCCCTCGGTGGCGGATGCGGCGGCAGTTCTGCGGGGGATCTTGGGCCTGGATGAGCGGGCGTGGTTCGACGGCGTTTTGGCCGGTGTGGATCCTATTGCGTGGGCGGCGGCGGCCGCGCTGATGGTGTTTGAGGCGGGAGCGGAGTGGCTGCCGCCGCGGTGGCGGTTCGAGATGTGGCCGGCGGTGGTGCGGTGGGCGGTTTACGGGATTGGCGCGTTGACGGTCATGAATCTGGGCGCGGCAAAGGAAATCCCGTTCATCTATTTTCAGTTCTGAGACCGCGGGCGAACCCGTGAACCTGACACTTAAAATGGGCGTGATGGTGGCGCTGGTGCTCGTCGCGCAGACGGGGCTCGGTCTCCGACAGGTCCGTCGGCCACCGCTGGCGGTCCGCGAGCTGCGCGCCGCGGCCCGCCGGCCGGTGGTCTTCCTCGGCGACAGCGTGAACCACACGGTAGACCCGAGCGACCACGACCGCGCCTGGATCTCTCAGATGCTCGGGCGGCGACTGGTGGCGCGGGTGGGCGCGGCGTCGCGGGGGGGGTGGGACATGGAGGTGTTTGAGGCGGCATCGACACACATCGCGCGCGTGGCAACGTCTCCTCGCACGGTGCTGATCACAGTGAACCCTGCTTCGCTATGGGGAGACGGCCGCAGCCCGTACACCACTCATGCGAATCTTGCGCTGGATCTGCGCCGCACCGACAGTGTGATGTGGGCGGCGCTGGCACAGCCGCTGCGTGTGTTTCGGGGTCCCGCTGTGCGGCCGGGCATCTCACTGGCGGAGTATCTCGCGCAGCCGGTGATCTACCGCGGTCAGGTGCTGGGCCGCCGCGGTGAGTTTGAGCCGGGCGCTCCGCGGTTTGCGGCGACCAATGCCGCCTCGCTGCGCGATCACGTGGTTGTGCGCTACCTGCAGCCGCTGGCGCCAAACAACCGACTGCTGAGACTTGCGGCGCGTGCAGCGGAACGGCTCACCCGCCATCGCCACCGCGCGATTTTCTTCGTGGTGCCGGTGGATGTGGAGCGGTGCGCACGCGTCGCGCCGGAGATTGAGGTGGTGCTGTCGGAGAAAGTCGCCGCGGTGCGAAAGGCGGTCGAACCGGCGGGGGGAGAGGTGGTCGACATGTCGTGTGAGCTGGGGGCGGACCACTTCATCCCATCGCCGTATCCGAACGAACACTTGAACGAGCGGGGGCGGAACCGCGTGGCAGACCGGCTCGCAGCGCTCGTGACGAACCCGCCGGCGCGTCGCGCTATCGGCGCCGCACATGCGGCGACGCGCCCGGCTCGCTGACGAAATGCTCGTAGCCGCGGGCGGCGATCGGGATGTGCCGCTCACCGCTGAGCAGATCCAACCGGCCCGTCTCGGCGGTGATCACGCCGATTTCGGAGAGCCGCAGCTTCGAAAACCGGCGCGGCCATGCGCGACGGAGGGCGGAGACGTCCTGCGGGTGCACCGTGAAGAGCAGCTCGAAGTCCTCGCCGTCCCCGAGCGCGTGATCGAGCGCGGAGCGGCCGTCGCGCAGACGTCGGGCGGCGGCGGAAATCGGCACCG from Kiritimatiellia bacterium includes these protein-coding regions:
- a CDS encoding MBOAT family protein encodes the protein MLFNSFEFFLLLIAVLAAVRIVGPQRIRLRNAILLGASYVFYGWWDWRFLSLIAVGSALDYGVGLGLERWRSAGARRALLAVSLMGNLGVLGVFKYADFFLSSLRVALAALGVEIETGTLELVLPVGISFYTFQKLGYVLEVAAGRMLPVRDPLAFFTFVSFFPQLVAGPIERAGSLLPQFLQRRDVREADVVTGLRWMLLGLWKKVVVADRLAAFVDAVYAQPTTAYGARLLLATCAFGVQIYGDFSGYSDIARGAARLLGFDLMENFRRPYLAADIRQFWSRWHISLSSWFRDYVYIPLGGNRRGRVRWALNVVTVFALSGLWHGANWTFVLWGLLHAGYLIGGRLLQPAREWGWRMMGPLAVLRRPAAIGATWALVSLGWVLFRAPSVADAAAVLRGILGLDERAWFDGVLAGVDPIAWAAAAALMVFEAGAEWLPPRWRFEMWPAVVRWAVYGIGALTVMNLGAAKEIPFIYFQF